GATCGCGGCCGCCGCGGGACTGGCGGTCGTCCAGGATCGGTGCATCATGAGGGAGCACCGCCGGCTGTTCGGGAGGGGCTCGTAGCGCCGCCGGGCGCATCCTCCGCGGCCGGCCGGATCCCCCGTTGACACGGAGAACCGGGGTGGCGCACGATGCCGCCCCGCGGAAGCCGAAACGCGGCACCGTTTCCGAGGAGAGAGAACGATGAGCCGACGCCGGGCCGGATGGGTTTCCCTGATGGGAGCGGGAGCGCTCCTGTTCGCCGCCATGCTCGCGGCGCCGGGCTGCGCCAGCAGCCGCAAGAAGGTCGAGGAGGTTCCCCAGACCGTCGAAGCGGTGGTCGAAGCGGAACCGGCCGAGCCGGAGACCATCGGCTATGTCGAAGCCCGTCCCTGGTCGGCGACCCAAGGGGAGACGGTGGAATTCGTCGTCGGCGCCACCGCGGGCCGCAAGGCGCGCGTGCACGTGAGCCCGGTCGGGGGCGGTCCCGAGCACGTCGTCGAACTCACCGACGACGGCAACGGCCGCTACACGGGCCGATGGACGATCCCCGACGACCTGGCTCCGGGCGCCTACAGGGTCGAGGCCGAGCTCACCGAGACCACGACCGGCGAGCCGGTCAAGCTGACGTCCTCGAGGACCCTGAGCGTCGCCGCCGCCGTGCGCGGGCCGACGCTGGCCGACTGCCAGCGCGTGCGCGACGAGTTGGCGAAGACCTTCGTCCACTTCGCCTTCGACAAGTCGGATCTTGACGAGACGGCGCAGGCGATCCTGGCCGGGATCGCGGAGAAGATCGCCGGTGTGAAGGAGCGCGTGACCGGGCTGACGGTGGTGGGGCACTGCGACTCGCGCGGGACGATCGAGTACAACCTCGCCCTGGGAGCGCGGCGCGCCGCCGCGGTCCGCGACGCCCTCAGTGCCCGCCCCGACCTTCGCTGGCTGTCGATCGAGACGCTCAGCATGGGCGAGGAGAAGCCGCTGATTCCCAACGCCCGCACCGAGGCCGAGCACGCCCAGAATCGGCGGGCGGAGTTCCGGCTCTCCTGCGGCGGCTGACCTCCGTCAGCGGCAGGTCCCGGCGGCCGACTGCTCGACCAGTCCGCACAGGCCCCCGGCCGAGGCCGGCCGGGTGGCCCCGGAGGAGTCGTACCCGTGGATCCCCTCGGTGGGGCCGTCCGCGGCGACGATCACCCACCAGGTGAAGTGTCCGGGAGCCGGGGTGGTCACCGGGACCTCCGCGGTGCCCGAGGGATCGAGCAGGCAGGCCGCCCCGGAGTACCCGTAGACCGGCAGCTCGTCCGAGTCGCCGGAGAGCAGGTGGTACGACGGGCCCGGGCAGCTCGACACGTCCCAGCGCACCCGGACGTAGGTCGCGTCCACGCGCGACGCCGTCATCGGGGTACCGGGCACGAACCTCCCGTCCGGCACGGGAGGCACGTCCACCGCGCCGCTCTGGCAGGAGGTGGGCGAGTACAGCTCGATCGCGTCGACGTTCCATCCTGCGGCGACCGTGGCGCCCGGATCGCTCGTCTGAGCGAAGCGGAGGCGCGCCGCCGCCACGCCGGCGATGCGGCTGACGTCGAGGTCCATCGTGACCCAGCTCGTGTCGAACAGGGGGAATTCGGGATTCGACCAGGCCTCCGACCAGGAGTTGCCGTCGAACACCTCGAACGTGGCCCGGTCGTCCGGGGCGCGGTCGGTGCCGAGCCAGCGCCGGAAGCGCGCCCGCACGACGCTCCGGCCCCGGGTGTCGATCGCCGGCGAAACCGCCGTCTCGGAGGTGGAGAGCCCCGGCTCGTAGTTGCCGGGGAAGGTGCCGCTGCCGCTGATGTCATGGCCGAGCACCATCACCCCCGAGGCGGCCTGGGAGGGGTCGGGCCCGCCGAGC
The sequence above is drawn from the Acidobacteriota bacterium genome and encodes:
- a CDS encoding OmpA family protein, encoding MSRRRAGWVSLMGAGALLFAAMLAAPGCASSRKKVEEVPQTVEAVVEAEPAEPETIGYVEARPWSATQGETVEFVVGATAGRKARVHVSPVGGGPEHVVELTDDGNGRYTGRWTIPDDLAPGAYRVEAELTETTTGEPVKLTSSRTLSVAAAVRGPTLADCQRVRDELAKTFVHFAFDKSDLDETAQAILAGIAEKIAGVKERVTGLTVVGHCDSRGTIEYNLALGARRAAAVRDALSARPDLRWLSIETLSMGEEKPLIPNARTEAEHAQNRRAEFRLSCGG